The DNA segment ATTATGCAGGCAAATATGAGCGAAAAAATTTTTTATACATTGCGGCGGGGAATAAATTATCTTGGGCGGGCGGGTGGGAGGGACTCACTAAATGCGGGAGAATAAATTAATTATTTACTTGTGAAAAATAAATGTCCCTTCACTGCTCATGCTTATAACAAATTATGTAAATCTCACGTGAATATATAATCACTAAATCTGCTAAAATTTTTACAGTTTATATATTTCATGTTTCACGGAGGAATAAAATATTATGGCTAAATTTAAATGTTTAGAATGCAAAAAAATTTTTGAGATAGACTCGGCCTCACCTGACAGACGCTGCCCGGAATGCATGAGTCGTTATCTTGAGTTAATTTCAGGAGAAATACAGCGCGGCAAATCTTGGAGTTCAAAAACTTATTCAGCCCGTTAAATAATCATGGCCGCAAATAATTTATTAACAGATTTTCAGGAACTCGCAGAAGAGACAGCCTCATTTATTCCCGAATCAGATCAGCCCGAACAAGCCGCGAAAAACGTTCCGGGCTTTCTTGCGTTGAAATTCACATTTGCACCGAGTCGGGGAGACATGGGCGGAGCTTTCTGCACAATATTTGAAGGTCAGACGGGCAAAACAGTATTTCAAGTATTCTGGCTTGCTAAACCCTATGCGAGTAATGCATTAATCGAACCCGCTAAAGATTGGCGCAGCTTTGTCAAGAAATTTACTCAACTCGGGCCGCTCGATAAGGACTGGGGGACGAAATTACAGGAACAATTAAAGGAATTATTACCGATCTCAGAAAAGCGCAAATTATTCGAGAATTACACAAAAGTTAAATTGCGTCAACTTGAGAGTATTTTACGCAGAAATTTCGAGACTACTACACAGTGCGTATTCAGTGCCTCAATAGATGCCGAGCCGGTTTCAAGAGCTGATTTAGAACGAGCAAAAGTGTTAAAGCCTCTTGCACCCTCTGCAGACGAAATCGCAAAGGAACAGCGCGAGAAGGAAGCAAAGGAGCAGGCATATAACGGCAATGACGACAAATTAAACAAGAAAGACGGCGAATTTGAAGGCACCCTAATAAAATGCTCGGCAGTAGTTGACCCGGTGAAAGGCAAGCCATCATCTGAAATAGTGCCCGGTGATATTATAGAAGTCGTTATAGAAGGCGACGGAGCGAGCGCACTTGTACGCAAATTTCTTGAAGAAAACGACATGCAGCCATTATTCC comes from the Synergistaceae bacterium genome and includes:
- a CDS encoding hydrogenase expression protein HypA/HybF yields the protein MAKFKCLECKKIFEIDSASPDRRCPECMSRYLELISGEIQRGKSWSSKTYSAR